Genomic segment of Coffea arabica cultivar ET-39 chromosome 1e, Coffea Arabica ET-39 HiFi, whole genome shotgun sequence:
AGCACTTACCACCCTTGAACTTAAGGTTTGTGTTGCAAATTCAGTCCATGGCAGAAAAGTTaacattaaaaatttttttaaggagtGAGATGAGAAATTTGTACCAAATTTTCCTTTCATGCTGCTTTCCAAGTTATATTAATAGAGGAATGACAAAATATGAAAAACTATTAAGAATTAACAAAATTCAAGGGGTCTAATTAAACAACTTAATATTCTCTACctaatgattttctatttctcttttctGCCTTTCTAATGATTTTTACATATTCTCCATACtcatcatataatatatttaatcttttatattaatttgatttaaaaataaatattgtcattttcatacctaaaattttaaactaattaaatcataggttctatttcttttttggatgaaaagatataagggcaaaattgttaaatttaGCTTATTAAGTATtcagttataaatgtttatcaaacagtataaatagattcagCATTAAAATTCgaacattcatatatttcttttcagtgcttaaaattcagtaaattaattatttcagtatttagatttcagaattcagattcagcttTATCAAACAGAACCTTTGTCTAAGCAAGTTCAAGATGCCTTGTATCTGTGACTAGAACGGCATGCAATGTCCCAGAACTGGCTTATGAACCGCCACATTTGGGGCTAGAGAAATAAGAACATAGTTAAAATCACAGGTGATGTTGATTTTTGAGTAAAAGATCAAGACAAGTCATAGTTCTAATCTATGCCCTGTGTTCTAGATTACCTGCTAAACCATGACAgacttgaacaaaaaaaaatggtttgcaAGCTTTTATAGCCTATTATGTTTGGAAGAAAATCATGCATGTATGGTAATGTTCCAAGAAATTTCTAAAGTACCTATCTTATCCAATGTCATACTAATGAAAACAAGATTATCTGATACTAATATCAACAAATACACCGAGGTTGATTTAGACCAAAAAACAATAGGTAGAAATTACAGTGAATGAAGAGAatggttttgaaattttttccaAGTAGTTTGTCAGTTattgtaattttctttttttcaaattacaTTGATGGATAGCATAACTCCCATTATGGAAATTGTATATTCCAACTACGGTTCTATTCCATTTTAACTCAACCCGTGCTATACATCCACTATATGCATAATATGTATGGCATAACTCTCATAATGTTTGGACCATCATCCTTTCCTTGTTCTGTTGCATGATTCTGGTAGAGGAAATTCTGCACAACGTACAGCCATATAATTTAGAAATTAAATTACAGGATGATATAAAAACCTTTGGTCTTTCTTATTAATGTCTGCACCAGACTCTACGCGAATGTGTGTACTTAGAATTATGTATCTAAATGCTTCCAAGCGATACACGTACAAAGACACTGATAAATATTTTTCCTGTCATCTCTTTCATCTAAAACTCTGGTTAAGTAGCTGACACATGTATCTCAGCGCGATGCGTGATCATAATCATGAAAATGGAAGCTTTTGTAAACAAAGTGGGATAACCACTTGGAAACCAAAAAGCTGATAATAGCCACTGAGACCAGAGTGCTTTCTGCTGCTGCGGATGGTGCACCCTGTTTTGCAGCAGCAACAATTCCAATTGAAGCAAGAGAGAAGACTTGCAACACAATCTCTAGTGCATTGAGCCCTTTATA
This window contains:
- the LOC113687924 gene encoding protochlorophyllide-dependent translocon component 52, chloroplastic-like; the protein is MWRNLGHKACFVPTKADALVVGFRRWLNKYSNGQIDWGTKYTGALPPTPPREQLLDRYWSHTVSCRSCNLAYKGLNALEIVLQVFSLASIGIVAAAKQGAPSAAAESTLVSVAIISFLVSKWLSHFVYKSFHFHDYDHASR